Genomic segment of Pseudothermotoga hypogea DSM 11164 = NBRC 106472:
TAATAGACATGCGAGTGGCGATGAGCGACTGATGGCCATCTCTGAGCGTTGTGTCAACGAACTTCATGTTATCACCTTCTCTTCTTGTCGAAGTGATCCAGCAGTTCTGACGATAATCTCACGCGCTCTTCGAAGCTATCGATGAGTGCAAATTCTTCTTCCGAATGAAACCTTCCACCGCACAGTCCAAGCCCGTCCAACGTGGGTACACCGAGTGCTGTGAAGAAAGCACCATCAGCACCTCCACTGGAATGTTCAAGCTCAAAACGTTTTCCTAATTTTTGGAATGCTTCTTCGAGCGCTTGCTTCATCTCTTCCATAAGAACCATCGCTGGTCTTCTCTCATTGAGACTGTAGTCGCAAGAGGTGCGTTCTATATGGTTGGTACGGGCTATCTCAGAGAGCTTTCGTTTGAATTCTTCCAGTTCCTCTGTGTTCGAAAACCTCACATCACAGTAGATTCTGCAAAGATCGGGTGTTATGTTCGATTTCTCTCCACCGTTGATGATGGTTGGATTCACACTCAAACTTCCTATCTGGCCGTTGAGTGCGTATATCTGACAAACCTTGTGTGATGCTTCGACGACGGCGTTGGCTCCCTCTTGAAGTCTCGACGCGTGTCCTTTTATACCTCTCACCTGAATGTCGAGCGATGCGATACCTTTCCTCGAAGCAACTATCTCACCGTGAACTCCTCCTGGCTCAAAAGAGAGACAACATGAACTTTGTCTCGCGTACTTTTCGAAGGTCTCTCTACTCTCTTTTGAACCCAGTTCTTCATCGACGTTGAGGATCACGCACAGACCGTCCAAACCTTTTTTGATTGCTTCCTCGACCACGGCGAGAAGCACCACTACTCCGCCCTTCATGTCGGCAACGCCTGGGCCTCTCGCAACGTTGTCTTCCAACTTGAACGGTCTTCGAACCGCTTCGCCTTCCTTGAACACCGTATCGAGATGTCCTATGAGCGTCAGATACGGTGCTTCACCCTTCAAAGCCACGTGTGCGGCTCTTTCTCTGTGGAGCTCAAAGCCGAGGTTTTCAAGAAAATCCGCTACAAATTGAGTCCTTTCGAGTTTCGTTGAACTGTCCAGATCGAAGCCCGTGTCTGTGTTGACGAGTGCTTCGAAAATTTCAAGCCATTTCTTATGCATTTTGATCCCTCACAGCCCAAATTCCTTGATCGTTAAAATGATCTTTATCCTGCCTGGCTGGTTTCTCGAATCGTTGATGACGTGATAGTGCCTGCAAATCCTCTGGGGTGAGTCACAATCCTGGCACATGCCAGTCACCGCACACGGTGTTGACAGAGATAATCTCTTCGCGTTCATGGGCGCAATGTATCTGATCCTTTCTCTTGCAGCATCCAAATCCTCAACGATTTTGTTCGCACTAACGATCAGTATCACGTTCTTCGGACCGTAGGTTACCGCCGCAACCCTGTTACCCCAACCGTCCATGAACACCAGTTCTCCATCCATCGTGATAGCGTTGGCACTGCACAGATAGAAATCTGCTTTGAAGGCTTCAAGCTCAACGGCCCTCCTGTCAGATGCTTTGTACCTGTCCAGAAAGACGTACTTGCCGGACCTGAGAAGATCCAAAACACCCGTTTCTGAAAGTGTTAAAGAACCTCCCGAACTCACGACCGAGTTGGCTGGTATGAGTTTCTCCACCAACTCGAGTACTTGTTTTTCGTCCTCGGCGATGTACACTTCAAAGCCCTTTCTCTCAAGTATAGGCTTGACGGCTTTGCAGAGAGATTCGTACTTGAACCTGTAGAGTTCAGCTCGCACCTCAGCACCTCCCAGAAGAATTATAGATTCTGTCAGTCCAAAACGCATGCGAACGTACAGACCGATCGAAAAAATTGTGAATCATTTAACACGAACGAGATTTTGCCTAACTCGGACGAACAAAGCCATTTGACAAGTCTTGCAGGAAGAATCACCTCGTTCGGCGCCGACAAATGATTGCAATACTTTCTGGTGGTTTCGGGTTGTTTTTCGTAGAATCCGGTTGAATATGCTTAAATATCATAAAAGATCTCGTGGGCGCTTCAAATAATTTGTTGTATCTCGTACAACAAAAATTTGTATGCCATATCAACGGGTTGTATAATAAGGAGGGGCGTAGGATGAAGAGATTGCATCCGATTCTCAAGGCCTTCGTTCCGATGGTCAAGGCGCTCGCTGAAACTTTAGGGCCAGACTGTGAAGTGGTCCTGCACGATGTTTCCGATCCGGAGCGTTCTGTTGTTGCCATAGAGAATGGCCACGTGACCGGCAGAACCGTCGGCTCTCCACTCACGGACTTTGGCCTCTATTTGCTGAGATCGCCCAGGTTCAAGAACGTCGACTACGTTGCGAACTACATGACGAGGACCAACGATGGAAGAAAACTTCGATCCACCACGGTGTTCATACGGAACGAAGCTGGTGAGGTTATAGGTTTTCTCTGTATCAACTACGATACGACCAAAGCGTTCGCGGTGAAAGAGTTCGTCGAACAGTATCTGAAGTTCCAAAACCTCGAGGAGATCGCTGGTACCAAAGAAGAGAGGTTCGTGAGCAAGGTTGAGGAACTGCTCCTCGAAGCGATGCAGGAGATCAAGAGTCTGACGGGAAAACCACTCAGATTCGCCAGCAAGGAAGAGAAGCTGGCGGTCATCAAGAAGCTCGACGAGAAAGGTTTCTTCTTGTTGAAGGGTGCCGTGGAAATGCTTGCGAAGGAGCTTGGAAATTCGAAGTTCACAGTTTACGCTTATCTGAGAGAAGCGAGGAAGAAGGGCGACTCAATAATGATTTGAGGAGGTGTTTGCGGTGAAAATCGTTCAAACCGATGGAGCGCCCAAGGCCATAGGGCCTTATTCTCAAGCTGTGGAAGCGAACGGTTTCGTGTTCGTGTCCGGTCAGATACCGCTCGATCCTCAGACGGGTCAGCTCGTCGATGGAGACATCAAGAAACAAACCAAGAGGGTGTTCGAGAACATCAAAGCGATCTTGGCTGCTGCAGGGTGTGATCTGAGCAACGTTGTCAAGGTCACAGTCTTCACGAACGATATTTCCAACTTCACCTCGATCAACGAGGTCTACTCTGAGTACTTCAACGCTCACAAACCCGCCAGATCTTTCGTGGAAGTTTCGGCGTTGCCGAGGAACGCACAGGTGGAGATCGAGGTCATCGCAGTCAAGGAGGCAAAATCATGAAAGAACCGTACTCCACCGGTATGCTGAAGTTTGATCCCTATGCGAAGAAACAACCTGTGATCGGCAGGGTGGTGGTGGTTCTTAGGGGCAGATTGGACAACAGGAGCCTCAGTTTGATAGAACCTCATTCGAGGGCTCTGAGAATCGGAGAGATCCACGAAATTTTAATGACCGACGAGAAAGAAGCGATCCCGGGAAAAACGGTGAACCGTGTGGCATACATCGCGTTCGTGGAGATCGTTCAGGCTGGCGTCATCGTCTCGAACGACATCGTCAGACTGGGCGATGGCAGACAGATCGGAAGGCTGGTCGGTTTCGATGAGACTCACATGCCGAACCACCAGAACATCGTGATTTACTCCGACCAGTTGATCAGCGGTGAAGAACTCGGCTTGGAAATTGGCGAGATGATCGTTTTTGAAAAGGAGGGATGAGCATGTTCAAGTACAGATACCATCTGTACAGGCATCTGAAACAGTCTTTGCCGAAGATTCTGGAAGAAGCGAGGAAAGCCGCAGATGAGATCGGTATCCCCAAGGAATGGAGAGGTAAGTTCGGCCTCACCGGTGCGATATCGGGTTGTCACGGACTCATCAGTAAAGAAGTGGACGAAGCGATCAGTGCGGTTGCACGCGAGGTCATTCCCAACAGGGTCTTCGCGGA
This window contains:
- a CDS encoding M20/M25/M40 family metallo-hydrolase, with the protein product MHKKWLEIFEALVNTDTGFDLDSSTKLERTQFVADFLENLGFELHRERAAHVALKGEAPYLTLIGHLDTVFKEGEAVRRPFKLEDNVARGPGVADMKGGVVVLLAVVEEAIKKGLDGLCVILNVDEELGSKESRETFEKYARQSSCCLSFEPGGVHGEIVASRKGIASLDIQVRGIKGHASRLQEGANAVVEASHKVCQIYALNGQIGSLSVNPTIINGGEKSNITPDLCRIYCDVRFSNTEELEEFKRKLSEIARTNHIERTSCDYSLNERRPAMVLMEEMKQALEEAFQKLGKRFELEHSSGGADGAFFTALGVPTLDGLGLCGGRFHSEEEFALIDSFEERVRLSSELLDHFDKKRR
- a CDS encoding lactate utilization protein, with translation MRAELYRFKYESLCKAVKPILERKGFEVYIAEDEKQVLELVEKLIPANSVVSSGGSLTLSETGVLDLLRSGKYVFLDRYKASDRRAVELEAFKADFYLCSANAITMDGELVFMDGWGNRVAAVTYGPKNVILIVSANKIVEDLDAARERIRYIAPMNAKRLSLSTPCAVTGMCQDCDSPQRICRHYHVINDSRNQPGRIKIILTIKEFGL
- a CDS encoding helix-turn-helix transcriptional regulator codes for the protein MKRLHPILKAFVPMVKALAETLGPDCEVVLHDVSDPERSVVAIENGHVTGRTVGSPLTDFGLYLLRSPRFKNVDYVANYMTRTNDGRKLRSTTVFIRNEAGEVIGFLCINYDTTKAFAVKEFVEQYLKFQNLEEIAGTKEERFVSKVEELLLEAMQEIKSLTGKPLRFASKEEKLAVIKKLDEKGFFLLKGAVEMLAKELGNSKFTVYAYLREARKKGDSIMI
- a CDS encoding RidA family protein, producing MKIVQTDGAPKAIGPYSQAVEANGFVFVSGQIPLDPQTGQLVDGDIKKQTKRVFENIKAILAAAGCDLSNVVKVTVFTNDISNFTSINEVYSEYFNAHKPARSFVEVSALPRNAQVEIEVIAVKEAKS
- a CDS encoding DUF6917 domain-containing protein, with amino-acid sequence MKEPYSTGMLKFDPYAKKQPVIGRVVVVLRGRLDNRSLSLIEPHSRALRIGEIHEILMTDEKEAIPGKTVNRVAYIAFVEIVQAGVIVSNDIVRLGDGRQIGRLVGFDETHMPNHQNIVIYSDQLISGEELGLEIGEMIVFEKEG